A window of the Motacilla alba alba isolate MOTALB_02 chromosome 26, Motacilla_alba_V1.0_pri, whole genome shotgun sequence genome harbors these coding sequences:
- the CSF1 gene encoding macrophage colony-stimulating factor 1 isoform X5, with the protein MPRLGAKVCLLRCSLLSSLLLLLLRVHETEQNSYCEQIITERHLAELEELADTQMQHPGRVSFKFIDKKQLNDSICYVKAAFPLMGKILKKTEFKENSSNAQKMKMVRSMYDSIDENVDPCIREEDDEERMLSQMCFKEFTTSPYEMLVLVKDFFQEIKRLLQDQKTFEKDCSRVYRRVCLVPKKSGSSPEQRRKEPPAREGRREPLIYITVASVVAVLLATGGLLFYKYKSRVLERPLEDGGCDPEEPERRALQGARECSELETQDL; encoded by the exons ATGCCCCGCCTCGGAGCCAAG GTGTGCCTGCTCCGCTGCTCCCTGCTGTcgtccctcctcctcctcctgctccgcGTCCATGAGACGGAGCAGAACAGCTACTGCGAGCAGATCATCACGGAGAGGCACCTAGccgagctggaggagctg GCTGACACCCAGATGCAGCACCCGGGCAGGGTCTCCTTCAAGTTCATTGACAAGAAGCAGTTG AATGACTCCATCTGCTATGTGAAAGCCGCCTTTCCCCTGATGGGCAAGATCCTGAAGAAAACAGAGTTCAAGGAGAACTCGTCCAATGCCCAGAAGATGAAGATGGTGCGCAGCATGTACGACAGCATTGATGAGAACGTGGACCCCTGCATcagggaggaggatgatgaggagAGAATG CTCTCACAGATGTGCTTCAAGGAGTTCACCACGTCCCCCTACGAGATGCTGGTGCTGGTGAAGGATTTCTTCCAGGAAATCAAGCGTCTGCTGCAGGACCAAAAGACTTTTGAGAAGGATTGCAGCCGAGTCTATCGCAGGGTGTGCCTGGTACCCAAGAAGTCTGGATCCTCACCAG AGCAGCGCAGGAAGGAGCCGCCCGCCAGGGAGGGCCGCCGGGAGCCCCTCATCTACATTACGGTGGCCAGTGTGGTGGCCGTCCTGCTGGCCACGGGAGGGCTGCTCTTCTACAAGTATAAATCCAGG GTCCTGGAGCGGCCGCTGGAGGATGGAGGCTGCGACCCCGAGGAGCCGGAGAGGAG
- the CSF1 gene encoding macrophage colony-stimulating factor 1 isoform X3 → MPRLGAKVCLLRCSLLSSLLLLLLRVHETEQNSYCEQIITERHLAELEELADTQMQHPGRVSFKFIDKKQLNDSICYVKAAFPLMGKILKKTEFKENSSNAQKMKMVRSMYDSIDENVDPCIREEDDEERMLSQMCFKEFTTSPYEMLVLVKDFFQEIKRLLQDQKTFEKDCSRVYRRVCLVPKKSGSSPGVGTDPDCNCLSPALPSATQPSLSAAAGRDTAPASTRVPSSLLHATLADLEAPAQPPSSTDGGSGTEEVLGAGLGDTALALAPGMKQTAPGSSAEALQDPAGMLSLAPGDIPVLRGDGELVQWGTGPLPQDPGQQWGGSVLPEQPGGLRTTPRTASPSAGSAGGAARIRPAAAAEPVTQLRFSRMAPELRAPSGPRDRARAWGWGLSRLRDPEDGGGAGPSFDSGFVLGAEQRRKEPPAREGRREPLIYITVASVVAVLLATGGLLFYKYKSRVLERPLEDGGCDPEEPERRALQGARECSELETQDL, encoded by the exons ATGCCCCGCCTCGGAGCCAAG GTGTGCCTGCTCCGCTGCTCCCTGCTGTcgtccctcctcctcctcctgctccgcGTCCATGAGACGGAGCAGAACAGCTACTGCGAGCAGATCATCACGGAGAGGCACCTAGccgagctggaggagctg GCTGACACCCAGATGCAGCACCCGGGCAGGGTCTCCTTCAAGTTCATTGACAAGAAGCAGTTG AATGACTCCATCTGCTATGTGAAAGCCGCCTTTCCCCTGATGGGCAAGATCCTGAAGAAAACAGAGTTCAAGGAGAACTCGTCCAATGCCCAGAAGATGAAGATGGTGCGCAGCATGTACGACAGCATTGATGAGAACGTGGACCCCTGCATcagggaggaggatgatgaggagAGAATG CTCTCACAGATGTGCTTCAAGGAGTTCACCACGTCCCCCTACGAGATGCTGGTGCTGGTGAAGGATTTCTTCCAGGAAATCAAGCGTCTGCTGCAGGACCAAAAGACTTTTGAGAAGGATTGCAGCCGAGTCTATCGCAGGGTGTGCCTGGTACCCAAGAAGTCTGGATCCTCACCAG GTGTGGGGACAGATCCTGACTGCAAttgcctgtcccctgccctcccttctgccacccagccctccctctctgctgccgCTGGCAGGGACACGGCACCCGCTAGCACCcgggtcccttccagcctcctcCATGCCACCCTCGCTGACTTAGaggccccagctcagccccccaGTAGCACGGACGGGGGATCAGGGACCGAGGAGGTCCTGGGCGCCGGGCTAGGTGACACAGCGCTGGCGTTGGCCCCCGGGATGAAGCagacagctccaggcagcagtgccGAAGCCCTCCAGGATCCGGCGGGGATGCTGAGCCTGGCACCGGGTGACATCCCCGTGCTCCGTGGGGATGGAGAGCTGGTGCAGTGGGGCACCGGCCCCCTGCCGCAGGATCCAGGCCAGCAGTGGGGAGGCTCCGTCCTCCCGGAGCAGCCCGGCGGGCTCAGGACCACCCCTCGGACAGCATCGCCCAGCGCAGGCTCGGCGGGCGGCGCCGCCAGGATCCGTCCCGCGGCCGCGGCCGAGCCCGTCACGCAGCTCCGCTTCTCCAGGATGGCCCCGGAGCTGCGGGCCCCGAGCGGCCCCAGGGACAGGGCGAGggcgtggggctgggggctcagccGGCTGCGGGACCCCGAGgatggcggcggggccgggcccagCTTTGACTCTGGCTTTGTTCTGGGCGCAGAGCAGCGCAGGAAGGAGCCGCCCGCCAGGGAGGGCCGCCGGGAGCCCCTCATCTACATTACGGTGGCCAGTGTGGTGGCCGTCCTGCTGGCCACGGGAGGGCTGCTCTTCTACAAGTATAAATCCAGG GTCCTGGAGCGGCCGCTGGAGGATGGAGGCTGCGACCCCGAGGAGCCGGAGAGGAG
- the CSF1 gene encoding macrophage colony-stimulating factor 1 isoform X4, whose product MVCLLRCSLLSSLLLLLLRVHETEQNSYCEQIITERHLAELEELADTQMQHPGRVSFKFIDKKQLNDSICYVKAAFPLMGKILKKTEFKENSSNAQKMKMVRSMYDSIDENVDPCIREEDDEERMLSQMCFKEFTTSPYEMLVLVKDFFQEIKRLLQDQKTFEKDCSRVYRRVCLVPKKSGSSPGVGTDPDCNCLSPALPSATQPSLSAAAGRDTAPASTRVPSSLLHATLADLEAPAQPPSSTDGGSGTEEVLGAGLGDTALALAPGMKQTAPGSSAEALQDPAGMLSLAPGDIPVLRGDGELVQWGTGPLPQDPGQQWGGSVLPEQPGGLRTTPRTASPSAGSAGGAARIRPAAAAEPVTQLRFSRMAPELRAPSGPRDRARAWGWGLSRLRDPEDGGGAGPSFDSGFVLGAEQRRKEPPAREGRREPLIYITVASVVAVLLATGGLLFYKYKSRVLERPLEDGGCDPEEPERRALQGARECSELETQDL is encoded by the exons ATG GTGTGCCTGCTCCGCTGCTCCCTGCTGTcgtccctcctcctcctcctgctccgcGTCCATGAGACGGAGCAGAACAGCTACTGCGAGCAGATCATCACGGAGAGGCACCTAGccgagctggaggagctg GCTGACACCCAGATGCAGCACCCGGGCAGGGTCTCCTTCAAGTTCATTGACAAGAAGCAGTTG AATGACTCCATCTGCTATGTGAAAGCCGCCTTTCCCCTGATGGGCAAGATCCTGAAGAAAACAGAGTTCAAGGAGAACTCGTCCAATGCCCAGAAGATGAAGATGGTGCGCAGCATGTACGACAGCATTGATGAGAACGTGGACCCCTGCATcagggaggaggatgatgaggagAGAATG CTCTCACAGATGTGCTTCAAGGAGTTCACCACGTCCCCCTACGAGATGCTGGTGCTGGTGAAGGATTTCTTCCAGGAAATCAAGCGTCTGCTGCAGGACCAAAAGACTTTTGAGAAGGATTGCAGCCGAGTCTATCGCAGGGTGTGCCTGGTACCCAAGAAGTCTGGATCCTCACCAG GTGTGGGGACAGATCCTGACTGCAAttgcctgtcccctgccctcccttctgccacccagccctccctctctgctgccgCTGGCAGGGACACGGCACCCGCTAGCACCcgggtcccttccagcctcctcCATGCCACCCTCGCTGACTTAGaggccccagctcagccccccaGTAGCACGGACGGGGGATCAGGGACCGAGGAGGTCCTGGGCGCCGGGCTAGGTGACACAGCGCTGGCGTTGGCCCCCGGGATGAAGCagacagctccaggcagcagtgccGAAGCCCTCCAGGATCCGGCGGGGATGCTGAGCCTGGCACCGGGTGACATCCCCGTGCTCCGTGGGGATGGAGAGCTGGTGCAGTGGGGCACCGGCCCCCTGCCGCAGGATCCAGGCCAGCAGTGGGGAGGCTCCGTCCTCCCGGAGCAGCCCGGCGGGCTCAGGACCACCCCTCGGACAGCATCGCCCAGCGCAGGCTCGGCGGGCGGCGCCGCCAGGATCCGTCCCGCGGCCGCGGCCGAGCCCGTCACGCAGCTCCGCTTCTCCAGGATGGCCCCGGAGCTGCGGGCCCCGAGCGGCCCCAGGGACAGGGCGAGggcgtggggctgggggctcagccGGCTGCGGGACCCCGAGgatggcggcggggccgggcccagCTTTGACTCTGGCTTTGTTCTGGGCGCAGAGCAGCGCAGGAAGGAGCCGCCCGCCAGGGAGGGCCGCCGGGAGCCCCTCATCTACATTACGGTGGCCAGTGTGGTGGCCGTCCTGCTGGCCACGGGAGGGCTGCTCTTCTACAAGTATAAATCCAGG GTCCTGGAGCGGCCGCTGGAGGATGGAGGCTGCGACCCCGAGGAGCCGGAGAGGAG
- the CSF1 gene encoding macrophage colony-stimulating factor 1 isoform X2, with translation MGIGTGLEDHSGIILLDRGQVPATTEVCLLRCSLLSSLLLLLLRVHETEQNSYCEQIITERHLAELEELADTQMQHPGRVSFKFIDKKQLNDSICYVKAAFPLMGKILKKTEFKENSSNAQKMKMVRSMYDSIDENVDPCIREEDDEERMLSQMCFKEFTTSPYEMLVLVKDFFQEIKRLLQDQKTFEKDCSRVYRRVCLVPKKSGSSPGVGTDPDCNCLSPALPSATQPSLSAAAGRDTAPASTRVPSSLLHATLADLEAPAQPPSSTDGGSGTEEVLGAGLGDTALALAPGMKQTAPGSSAEALQDPAGMLSLAPGDIPVLRGDGELVQWGTGPLPQDPGQQWGGSVLPEQPGGLRTTPRTASPSAGSAGGAARIRPAAAAEPVTQLRFSRMAPELRAPSGPRDRARAWGWGLSRLRDPEDGGGAGPSFDSGFVLGAEQRRKEPPAREGRREPLIYITVASVVAVLLATGGLLFYKYKSRVLERPLEDGGCDPEEPERRAPGRM, from the exons ATGGGGATAGGCACGGGGTTGGAGGACCACAGTGGGATTATCCTGCTGGACCGTGGCCAAGTCCCGGCTACCACAGAG GTGTGCCTGCTCCGCTGCTCCCTGCTGTcgtccctcctcctcctcctgctccgcGTCCATGAGACGGAGCAGAACAGCTACTGCGAGCAGATCATCACGGAGAGGCACCTAGccgagctggaggagctg GCTGACACCCAGATGCAGCACCCGGGCAGGGTCTCCTTCAAGTTCATTGACAAGAAGCAGTTG AATGACTCCATCTGCTATGTGAAAGCCGCCTTTCCCCTGATGGGCAAGATCCTGAAGAAAACAGAGTTCAAGGAGAACTCGTCCAATGCCCAGAAGATGAAGATGGTGCGCAGCATGTACGACAGCATTGATGAGAACGTGGACCCCTGCATcagggaggaggatgatgaggagAGAATG CTCTCACAGATGTGCTTCAAGGAGTTCACCACGTCCCCCTACGAGATGCTGGTGCTGGTGAAGGATTTCTTCCAGGAAATCAAGCGTCTGCTGCAGGACCAAAAGACTTTTGAGAAGGATTGCAGCCGAGTCTATCGCAGGGTGTGCCTGGTACCCAAGAAGTCTGGATCCTCACCAG GTGTGGGGACAGATCCTGACTGCAAttgcctgtcccctgccctcccttctgccacccagccctccctctctgctgccgCTGGCAGGGACACGGCACCCGCTAGCACCcgggtcccttccagcctcctcCATGCCACCCTCGCTGACTTAGaggccccagctcagccccccaGTAGCACGGACGGGGGATCAGGGACCGAGGAGGTCCTGGGCGCCGGGCTAGGTGACACAGCGCTGGCGTTGGCCCCCGGGATGAAGCagacagctccaggcagcagtgccGAAGCCCTCCAGGATCCGGCGGGGATGCTGAGCCTGGCACCGGGTGACATCCCCGTGCTCCGTGGGGATGGAGAGCTGGTGCAGTGGGGCACCGGCCCCCTGCCGCAGGATCCAGGCCAGCAGTGGGGAGGCTCCGTCCTCCCGGAGCAGCCCGGCGGGCTCAGGACCACCCCTCGGACAGCATCGCCCAGCGCAGGCTCGGCGGGCGGCGCCGCCAGGATCCGTCCCGCGGCCGCGGCCGAGCCCGTCACGCAGCTCCGCTTCTCCAGGATGGCCCCGGAGCTGCGGGCCCCGAGCGGCCCCAGGGACAGGGCGAGggcgtggggctgggggctcagccGGCTGCGGGACCCCGAGgatggcggcggggccgggcccagCTTTGACTCTGGCTTTGTTCTGGGCGCAGAGCAGCGCAGGAAGGAGCCGCCCGCCAGGGAGGGCCGCCGGGAGCCCCTCATCTACATTACGGTGGCCAGTGTGGTGGCCGTCCTGCTGGCCACGGGAGGGCTGCTCTTCTACAAGTATAAATCCAGG GTCCTGGAGCGGCCGCTGGAGGATGGAGGCTGCGACCCCGAGGAGCCGGAGAGGAG
- the CSF1 gene encoding macrophage colony-stimulating factor 1 isoform X1, which yields MGIGTGLEDHSGIILLDRGQVPATTEVCLLRCSLLSSLLLLLLRVHETEQNSYCEQIITERHLAELEELADTQMQHPGRVSFKFIDKKQLNDSICYVKAAFPLMGKILKKTEFKENSSNAQKMKMVRSMYDSIDENVDPCIREEDDEERMLSQMCFKEFTTSPYEMLVLVKDFFQEIKRLLQDQKTFEKDCSRVYRRVCLVPKKSGSSPGVGTDPDCNCLSPALPSATQPSLSAAAGRDTAPASTRVPSSLLHATLADLEAPAQPPSSTDGGSGTEEVLGAGLGDTALALAPGMKQTAPGSSAEALQDPAGMLSLAPGDIPVLRGDGELVQWGTGPLPQDPGQQWGGSVLPEQPGGLRTTPRTASPSAGSAGGAARIRPAAAAEPVTQLRFSRMAPELRAPSGPRDRARAWGWGLSRLRDPEDGGGAGPSFDSGFVLGAEQRRKEPPAREGRREPLIYITVASVVAVLLATGGLLFYKYKSRVLERPLEDGGCDPEEPERRALQGARECSELETQDL from the exons ATGGGGATAGGCACGGGGTTGGAGGACCACAGTGGGATTATCCTGCTGGACCGTGGCCAAGTCCCGGCTACCACAGAG GTGTGCCTGCTCCGCTGCTCCCTGCTGTcgtccctcctcctcctcctgctccgcGTCCATGAGACGGAGCAGAACAGCTACTGCGAGCAGATCATCACGGAGAGGCACCTAGccgagctggaggagctg GCTGACACCCAGATGCAGCACCCGGGCAGGGTCTCCTTCAAGTTCATTGACAAGAAGCAGTTG AATGACTCCATCTGCTATGTGAAAGCCGCCTTTCCCCTGATGGGCAAGATCCTGAAGAAAACAGAGTTCAAGGAGAACTCGTCCAATGCCCAGAAGATGAAGATGGTGCGCAGCATGTACGACAGCATTGATGAGAACGTGGACCCCTGCATcagggaggaggatgatgaggagAGAATG CTCTCACAGATGTGCTTCAAGGAGTTCACCACGTCCCCCTACGAGATGCTGGTGCTGGTGAAGGATTTCTTCCAGGAAATCAAGCGTCTGCTGCAGGACCAAAAGACTTTTGAGAAGGATTGCAGCCGAGTCTATCGCAGGGTGTGCCTGGTACCCAAGAAGTCTGGATCCTCACCAG GTGTGGGGACAGATCCTGACTGCAAttgcctgtcccctgccctcccttctgccacccagccctccctctctgctgccgCTGGCAGGGACACGGCACCCGCTAGCACCcgggtcccttccagcctcctcCATGCCACCCTCGCTGACTTAGaggccccagctcagccccccaGTAGCACGGACGGGGGATCAGGGACCGAGGAGGTCCTGGGCGCCGGGCTAGGTGACACAGCGCTGGCGTTGGCCCCCGGGATGAAGCagacagctccaggcagcagtgccGAAGCCCTCCAGGATCCGGCGGGGATGCTGAGCCTGGCACCGGGTGACATCCCCGTGCTCCGTGGGGATGGAGAGCTGGTGCAGTGGGGCACCGGCCCCCTGCCGCAGGATCCAGGCCAGCAGTGGGGAGGCTCCGTCCTCCCGGAGCAGCCCGGCGGGCTCAGGACCACCCCTCGGACAGCATCGCCCAGCGCAGGCTCGGCGGGCGGCGCCGCCAGGATCCGTCCCGCGGCCGCGGCCGAGCCCGTCACGCAGCTCCGCTTCTCCAGGATGGCCCCGGAGCTGCGGGCCCCGAGCGGCCCCAGGGACAGGGCGAGggcgtggggctgggggctcagccGGCTGCGGGACCCCGAGgatggcggcggggccgggcccagCTTTGACTCTGGCTTTGTTCTGGGCGCAGAGCAGCGCAGGAAGGAGCCGCCCGCCAGGGAGGGCCGCCGGGAGCCCCTCATCTACATTACGGTGGCCAGTGTGGTGGCCGTCCTGCTGGCCACGGGAGGGCTGCTCTTCTACAAGTATAAATCCAGG GTCCTGGAGCGGCCGCTGGAGGATGGAGGCTGCGACCCCGAGGAGCCGGAGAGGAG